The Streptomyces cyaneogriseus subsp. noncyanogenus region GACGGAGGTGGCTTCGCGCGGCGCGGCAGCGGTCAGGAGCGGCAGGGCGACAACCGTGTCGATGACGTCGCTCGGTGCCCAGCTCCGGCCGAGTTGTTCGGCCAGCAACGCGGTCTCGGCCCACATGAGGCCCAAACCACCGTCATCCACGCTCAGGCACGCACTGGTCCATCCCTGACGTGTCAGGGCCCCGCGGACGCTTGCCGCGGATCCGCACGAGCCCGGGGAGGCCAGGACCTCGGCGAAGTCATGGACGAGTTGCTGCTGCCATCCGGTCAGTTTCGGCATGTCAGTTCTGCTCCTCCCACGGATCGCCGCCGTCGAGGAGATCGGTGGCCATGGTGGTCAGCTGAATTTCCGAAGTCCCTGCGGCCAAGGTCAGTCCGGGGGCCTCGCGGGCCGCCAGAGCCAGGTCGGGGAAGTGCGCGTCCCGGTCGGCTGCCGGACCGAGCAGTTCCCAGGCCAGCCACGCCACACGCTGGGCCAGTTCGCTGGTCCACCATTTGGCCGCCGCTGCCGCCGCGGCGTTCAGGCCGCCTTCGACCACTCCCTGCACGGCCCGCCACGCCAGCAGCCGACTGGAGCGTATTTCGGCGTCCAGGCGCCCCAGACCGTGTTCGTCCTCGGCTCGGGCCAGTTCTCCGCGTGCACGGAGGCCGGCGACGAGTTGGTCGAACCATCGCCGAGCCCGGCCCGCGAAGCAGATACCTGTTCGTTCCAGTCCCAGCGCCTCGGCCACCAGGGACCATCCCTGGCCGGGCTTCCCCACCAGCGCGTCGGGAGGAAGAACGAGCTCGTCGAACCGGACGGAGAAGAACTGCTCCGGGTTGAAGGTGCGAATCGGTTCGACCTGTACACGTGGGTGATCCAATGGCACGATGAACAAGCCGGTGGCCGCATACGAGTGGTCGCCATGGCCTTGAGTGCGGGCCGCGCATATCCCGAACTGCGCCCGTGAAGTGCGCGCATTCCAGGACTTCGTGCCCGTGATGCGCCAGCTGTCGCCCATCGGCACGGCAGTTGTCGTGATACCACCCAGGTCGCTCCCCGCGTGCGGTTCGGTGAACAGCACGGAAAATACGGTTTCTCCTGCTGCCATACCTGGGCAGTATCGCCGCCGCTGCTCGTCGCTTCCGGCCGCCAGGATCGTAGCTCCGGCGTTGTCGATCGTATTCACACGCACGCTGTCCGGAACACCATGCAAAGCGAGTTCCTCGGCTGTTACCGCAGCGGCGTAGGCACTCATCTCCAGCCCGCCGTACTCCCGTGGCCAATGCGGTGCCAGCCAGCCGCGCGCCCCGAGCTCTCTGTACACCGTCTCGGCGTGAGGGCATTCCTCATGAGAA contains the following coding sequences:
- a CDS encoding acyl-CoA dehydrogenase family protein; this encodes MSDHLVAEDPDLRSGIRDLLSRPDVHAELQRIWATPSHEECPHAETVYRELGARGWLAPHWPREYGGLEMSAYAAAVTAEELALHGVPDSVRVNTIDNAGATILAAGSDEQRRRYCPGMAAGETVFSVLFTEPHAGSDLGGITTTAVPMGDSWRITGTKSWNARTSRAQFGICAARTQGHGDHSYAATGLFIVPLDHPRVQVEPIRTFNPEQFFSVRFDELVLPPDALVGKPGQGWSLVAEALGLERTGICFAGRARRWFDQLVAGLRARGELARAEDEHGLGRLDAEIRSSRLLAWRAVQGVVEGGLNAAAAAAAKWWTSELAQRVAWLAWELLGPAADRDAHFPDLALAAREAPGLTLAAGTSEIQLTTMATDLLDGGDPWEEQN